The genomic window TCCGATGTCCGGAGCTGGGCGAAGCGCGCCGGGCACGAGCTCGTCTCGGTCGAGAACGACGGGAGCGTGTTCCGGTTCCTCATCAGAAGGAAGGCATAGGTGCGACCATGACGGAGAAGAAGCGCATTCTCTACGTGCAGACCTCGGGCGTCGACACGCCCGAGAGAACCTACGCGCCGCTCGTCCTCGCGACGGCCGCGGCGGCGATGGGCGTTGACGCGACCGTGTACTTCCTCGGCAAGGGCGTCACGATCGTGAAGACGGGGGAGGCCGACCGCATCAGGCTGGGCTCGTTCCCGTCGCTCGC from Candidatus Effluviviaceae Genus I sp. includes these protein-coding regions:
- a CDS encoding DsrE family protein; amino-acid sequence: MTEKKRILYVQTSGVDTPERTYAPLVLATAAAAMGVDATVYFLGKGVTIVKTGEADRIRLGSFPSLAEVLKRAADAGVKLAVCDQSTQMLGLSRGDYVGACDVVGAATLNDLALDADAVLSF
- a CDS encoding sulfurtransferase TusA family protein, translated to SDVRSWAKRAGHELVSVENDGSVFRFLIRRKA